From a region of the Thermococcus sp. 21S7 genome:
- a CDS encoding ABC transporter ATP-binding protein, whose product MEEQTPVLEMREIVKVYPDGTRALKGVTLKVYEGEILGLLGENGAGKTTLMKVLFGMLKPTKGKIFLRGNEVRFKSPADAIANGIGMVHQHFTLVEVFNALENIILGMEGHELLSKIDVENARKKLQRLMDELNFQVPLDVPVENLPVGVQQRIEILKMLYRDVDILILDEPTAVLTPIEVKELFAVLRKLREQGKTIIFISHKLNEVMELTDRVTVIRKGEVVGTVKTSEATPQLLARMMVGRDVVLRIEKPPKEPGEVIFRVEDLWVKGDRGEDAVRGLTFEVRAGEIFGIAGVEGNGQSELIEAITGLRKVERGKVYLKGADITGKKPRELYDMGMAHVPEDRTHMGLILEMSVMENSILGMHWRKEFSKGFLLDWDKVEAHAKRLIEEFEVSAPGTKAPVKSLSGGNQQKLIVAREVSKKPEFIIAAQPTRGVDVASTEYIRNYLVKLRNENKAVLLVSADLDEVLQLSDRMAIMYEGQFMGIVKPDEVTEEQIGLMMGGVKGEPQK is encoded by the coding sequence ATGGAAGAGCAAACCCCAGTGCTTGAGATGCGGGAGATTGTCAAGGTTTACCCAGACGGGACAAGGGCCCTCAAGGGGGTTACCCTTAAGGTCTACGAGGGCGAAATCCTCGGCCTCCTTGGTGAGAATGGTGCAGGAAAAACGACGCTGATGAAGGTTCTCTTCGGAATGCTGAAGCCAACAAAGGGCAAAATCTTTCTTCGTGGCAATGAGGTCCGCTTCAAGAGCCCCGCAGATGCCATAGCAAACGGAATCGGAATGGTCCACCAGCACTTCACGCTCGTCGAGGTCTTCAACGCCCTTGAGAACATAATCCTCGGCATGGAGGGCCATGAGCTTCTGTCCAAGATTGACGTCGAGAACGCGAGGAAAAAACTCCAGAGGCTCATGGACGAGCTGAACTTCCAGGTTCCGCTTGACGTCCCCGTGGAGAACCTGCCGGTTGGTGTGCAGCAGAGGATAGAAATCCTCAAGATGCTCTACCGCGACGTTGACATACTCATCCTTGACGAGCCCACTGCGGTTTTAACCCCAATCGAGGTCAAGGAACTCTTTGCGGTTCTCAGGAAGCTCAGGGAGCAGGGGAAGACGATAATCTTCATCAGCCACAAGCTCAACGAGGTCATGGAGCTCACCGACCGCGTCACCGTCATCAGGAAAGGTGAGGTCGTTGGAACCGTTAAGACGAGCGAGGCAACGCCCCAGCTCCTCGCGAGGATGATGGTTGGAAGGGACGTCGTTTTGAGGATTGAGAAGCCCCCGAAGGAGCCCGGCGAGGTTATCTTCCGCGTTGAGGATCTGTGGGTGAAGGGAGACAGGGGAGAGGATGCCGTCAGGGGGCTTACCTTCGAGGTTAGGGCTGGTGAGATATTTGGAATAGCCGGTGTCGAGGGCAACGGTCAGAGCGAGCTCATAGAGGCTATAACCGGCCTCAGAAAGGTCGAGAGGGGCAAAGTTTACCTTAAAGGGGCGGACATCACCGGCAAAAAACCGAGAGAACTCTACGACATGGGAATGGCACACGTCCCGGAGGATAGGACTCACATGGGCTTAATCCTTGAGATGAGCGTGATGGAGAACTCGATACTCGGAATGCACTGGCGGAAGGAGTTCTCGAAGGGTTTTCTGCTCGACTGGGACAAGGTTGAGGCGCACGCTAAGAGGCTGATTGAGGAGTTCGAGGTCAGCGCGCCTGGAACCAAGGCTCCCGTGAAGAGCCTGAGCGGTGGAAACCAGCAGAAGCTGATCGTTGCGAGGGAGGTCAGCAAGAAGCCGGAGTTCATCATAGCGGCCCAGCCGACGCGCGGTGTTGACGTTGCATCGACCGAGTACATCAGGAACTACCTCGTTAAGCTCAGGAACGAGAACAAGGCCGTTCTGCTCGTTTCTGCCGACTTGGACGAGGTTCTCCAGCTCAGTGACAGGATGGCGATAATGTACGAAGGTCAGTTCATGGGAATAGTCAAGCCCGACGAGGTTACCGAGGAGCAGATAGGACTCATGATGGGAGGTGTTAAGGGTGAACCTCAAAAATGA
- a CDS encoding ABC transporter permease, producing MNLKNELRGYVKPVAESVLAILIGAFIGALVLWFSGYSPGSAYYWLIKGSLGSTDGIAETLSKSAPLILTAITFAIGARTGLFNIGAEGTVYFGAIAAIIVTQYLQNPLAGILAGLFIGALWALPAAVLKVYRGVHEVISTIMFNWIAFFLVSWLAVSVYYNPKDPNSTLPIPPGARLPLLVKGTSLSWAFIIAILSAVVVFVVMWHTKLGYELRTSGQNPRAAEYGGINPKRSAIWSFVIGGMTAGLAGAGIVMGTPPSYAITQGLANVYGYGFDGIGVSLVGRNHPLGIIFSGILFGALSAGATAMQQHAHVPLEMIKVIEGIIIIAVAVPGLLDLFARLFRRGEA from the coding sequence GTGAACCTCAAAAATGAGCTCAGGGGTTACGTTAAACCCGTAGCGGAGAGCGTTCTTGCGATACTCATTGGGGCCTTCATCGGGGCCCTCGTCCTCTGGTTCAGCGGTTACAGCCCCGGCTCAGCCTACTACTGGCTCATCAAGGGCTCCCTCGGCTCAACCGATGGTATAGCCGAAACCCTCAGCAAATCGGCCCCGCTTATCCTAACGGCGATAACCTTCGCGATAGGCGCGAGGACGGGTCTCTTCAACATCGGTGCCGAGGGAACGGTTTACTTCGGCGCGATAGCGGCGATAATCGTCACTCAGTACCTCCAGAATCCCCTGGCGGGCATCCTCGCGGGCCTCTTCATCGGAGCCCTCTGGGCCCTTCCAGCGGCAGTCCTCAAGGTTTACAGAGGGGTGCACGAGGTCATCTCCACAATCATGTTCAACTGGATTGCCTTTTTCCTCGTCAGCTGGCTCGCGGTCAGCGTCTACTACAACCCTAAGGACCCCAACAGCACCCTGCCGATTCCGCCCGGCGCGAGGTTGCCCCTTCTCGTGAAGGGAACCAGCCTGTCCTGGGCGTTCATCATAGCCATCCTCTCGGCGGTGGTCGTTTTCGTGGTGATGTGGCACACCAAGCTCGGATACGAGCTGAGAACCAGCGGTCAGAACCCGCGGGCGGCAGAGTACGGGGGAATAAATCCCAAGCGCTCGGCCATCTGGTCCTTTGTCATCGGTGGAATGACGGCCGGTCTGGCCGGAGCGGGAATCGTCATGGGAACCCCACCGAGCTACGCCATAACCCAGGGATTGGCCAACGTCTACGGCTACGGCTTTGACGGAATAGGAGTCTCGCTCGTTGGCAGGAATCACCCGCTCGGCATAATCTTCTCGGGAATCCTCTTCGGAGCGCTGAGCGCTGGAGCAACGGCAATGCAGCAGCACGCCCACGTTCCGCTTGAGATGATTAAGGTCATCGAGGGAATAATCATCATAGCCGTCGCCGTTCCGGGACTGCTCGACCTCTTCGCCAGGCTCTTCAGGAGGGGTGAGGCATGA